In Erigeron canadensis isolate Cc75 chromosome 8, C_canadensis_v1, whole genome shotgun sequence, the DNA window aaccgtcaccatctcttggatcgccgcccatcaaatccatacgattcccatatgcgtcccttgacggttagcttagaacggatgagggcctctggcccgtaccgtatccacccgaaaacgaacctgattctcgccggaaagttaacttacacatgtgtaagttgtagttacacatgtgtaagtctcgccggagatggtcgccgttgCCGGAGAATCaaggtggtggtcggagatgatcatggtggtggtggtggtggtggtggtggtggtggtggtcggaaatggaaggaacaagcatgtgtaagttaacttagacatgtactttttgtatttttttaaatgtttgtactataaataacccacccctttatatatatatatatatatgacaacaaataatatttttttaataagataGAAATGAACAAAATCAATTGAACCAATCCAAAATTCCAAACTCATTACTTTCATCCCCATGATGATGTCACTACACCACCCCATCACCATCGCCACATATCTTCACCGGCAACACTCCAACTCTTTATCCAAACCATTATTAATGCAGAACAAAAATTTGTATGAATACAATGTCCTCATTAGCAACTACACTAAAAATGATCATTGGTACAAAGCATTGCTCTGTTTTCGACAACTTTTGGAAACGGGTCATGACCCGGATAACTTCACATTGCCTTGTGTGGTTAAATCTTGTGTTGGGATGTCAAATTTGAGTTATGGAATGATGGTTCATGGAATGGCAATCAAGTCGAGTTTGTTTTCGGATGTTTTTGTACGTAATGCTTTCGTTACAATGTATGGGAAGTTCGGGTTTGTTGAGGAAGCAGTTAAAGTGTTTGATTTTATGCCTCAAAGAAACTTAGTCACTTGGAATTCAATGATTTCGGCATTGGCTGATAACGGGTACTTTAGAGAAAGTTTTGGTGTGTTTTTGGAGTTTTGGACAGATGAAAAGCGTTTAATACCGGATGTTGCTACATTGGTGACGTTGCTACCTGTTTGTGGTGCTAAAAAGGAAGTTTTGTTAGGGAAAATGGTTCATTCTTTGGCTGTAAAGTTTGGATTTTGTCGGGATTTGAAGGTGCAAAACGCGTTGATGGATATGTATATGAAATGTGGATGTGTGGTAGAAGCAGAAGTTATGCTTGATAGAATTGATAACAAGAATGTTGTTACTTGGAATTTGATTATTTGGGGATGTTCAGAAGGCGGTGAAAGTGAACAAGCGTTCGAATTAATGCGTAAAATGCAAGATGGGGGTGATGGTGTAAAGCCTGATCAGGTCACGGTTTTACACGTCTTGAAAGTTTGTTTGGACTGTTCACATCTGTTCAAAGTGAAGGAACTTCATGGGTATTTGGTTCGTTTTGGGATTGAATCTGATGAACTGGTTGCAAATGCTTTGGTTGCAGCTTATGCAAGATGTGGACGCAGGTCATCAGTGTGTTTGGCTGAGAATGTTTTTAACAATTTGAAGGACGTGACGGTGAGTTCTTGGAATGCACTTATTAGTGGCTATGCAAAAAATGGTGAACCTTTAAAGGCGATAAATTTGTACAGGAAAATGACATCTTCTGGCTTTAAACCCGACTGGTACACCCTTGGTAGCCTGCTTTTAGCTTCTGCAGAGCTAAAGTCGTTGAAATATGGCAAAGAGGCTCACGGGTTTGTGCTTAGAAACGGGTTGGAAACTGATACACACATTGGTAATTCACTACTTTCATTCTACATACAATGTGAGAAACCAATGTCTGCAAAGATCATGTTTGATGgactacaaaataaaaatatagtgtCATGGAATGTGATGATCGCTGGTTACTCACAGACGAGGCAGCCAAATGAAGCTTTAGATCTCTTTCATACCATGGTTTACAATGGAATTCAACCACACGAGATTGCAACC includes these proteins:
- the LOC122610631 gene encoding pentatricopeptide repeat-containing protein At1g18485; the encoded protein is MQNKNLYEYNVLISNYTKNDHWYKALLCFRQLLETGHDPDNFTLPCVVKSCVGMSNLSYGMMVHGMAIKSSLFSDVFVRNAFVTMYGKFGFVEEAVKVFDFMPQRNLVTWNSMISALADNGYFRESFGVFLEFWTDEKRLIPDVATLVTLLPVCGAKKEVLLGKMVHSLAVKFGFCRDLKVQNALMDMYMKCGCVVEAEVMLDRIDNKNVVTWNLIIWGCSEGGESEQAFELMRKMQDGGDGVKPDQVTVLHVLKVCLDCSHLFKVKELHGYLVRFGIESDELVANALVAAYARCGRRSSVCLAENVFNNLKDVTVSSWNALISGYAKNGEPLKAINLYRKMTSSGFKPDWYTLGSLLLASAELKSLKYGKEAHGFVLRNGLETDTHIGNSLLSFYIQCEKPMSAKIMFDGLQNKNIVSWNVMIAGYSQTRQPNEALDLFHTMVYNGIQPHEIATTSVLSACSQLSALRLGQAIHCFALKNNLTKDMYVNSSIIDMYAKCGCIKASRNVFDQLDKKHAGLWTVVIAAYGIHGQGQEAMELFSEMQNLFVKPDHFTFIAILMACNHGGLVEEGLKLFNEMQTVHGIEPKLEQYACVIDMLGRAQRFDEAMMLTGKMPVEPDARIWCSLLSSCRVHSNMELGKTISEKLLRLEPNQAENYVLSSNLFASFGDWDNVRKIRQKMRKSGLKKEIGCSWIEVERKVYNFYAGDTILPDISHMWRRLEDDITRHGYKPDTRCVLHELTEDEKVDILRAHSEKLAVSFGLLRTGKGKTLRIFKNLRICEDCHSAIKLVSKVVDREIIVRDNKRFHHFRDGQCSCGNYW